The following proteins are co-located in the Anser cygnoides isolate HZ-2024a breed goose chromosome 2, Taihu_goose_T2T_genome, whole genome shotgun sequence genome:
- the PARP10 gene encoding protein mono-ADP-ribosyltransferase PARP10 — protein sequence MAEGVLEVGGAPPDAEEDLLVLYFESRRRSGGGPVRSCQRLGPLFLLTFESPQDAQGVLARAPHRLQGAELRVRPAPPWDPAGLLLRGVSPQTPPELLELYVERVLERPPGAYSLHRTGDWALLRLHEPLDDDALAAVEERVRCRGLEGAALAVQRLPQTDSVRVRAPGLHRDLLELYFENRRSGGGRVRAVRVLPGGQVAIVSFQEPAVAARVLQQPHQLQGSELAISPYYEFLEPAEELDPMDAEPPAPGHEESSPEPAELPPEPSPAPSAAESEPRLQTVTEAMAQERLALPAPTLLFLRREDVRAHLGQLLAACAAPAGYAVAEDEVVVTARSPAAARDAARLLQDALSPFTVELSAREALALCSPRWHQLRERLRCCEMQLAPGTRRLQGLALRGTEQENRQQLRDFLRDAAPDETLVSMERGALRYLQRHYQDLLASIPEVSMLPLEGDDVSGFRVSGEAGRCQAAAEFLQSLLGTVSSQTVTLHYPGVARFLLDEGGQSILRQLESRFQCVLELGDVQWSPPDPQLELAELLPPSCRRQPLPTTLGAKHPELPDGAVGDSVPPDIEEIKALLAALRTDGAHEDGEGRGSPLPALHEAALEQLEGGFGKEWDPSDVLKPLGKDQELWEMSDSYGTEDMLLGELEGQAEEEEAQMLLAIQRSLDSTWNKDEELERATALSLHSFQEEQRAGPGPASEEEDAGLLAALEASLEEALPAADTARVTLYASFEQDVSALPRQLEQALEARLRTEQVESAGLRALPAGCRRCLALLQRRHAVRLCLRDSTATLRGFAGYTAAAARDLAVLLQRLRPAERGPPGAAARWVRWDPTGTAVPYEPATAALLEAAWQRRERHLDVLLDGRPVIVDLEQMEEYDISTASALPISRSEPPSESAWHLLGPEASGLDEEVRLMPLAEDSEEFGDTVQLFYATLEELYNKIHIVKVERLIHPLLYKQYQLKKASMEKACQSRAVERVLFHGTTEQSSREICLHGFNRSFCGKNAALYGLGVYFAAKAAVSAQEQYSPCGTDGNKYIFVAKALTGDYTLGSRDMRAPPLREAAGAPRRYDSVVDNLSEPSIFVIFNDTQAYPQYLITCRRSKLGA from the exons ATGGCGGagggggtgctggaggtggggggcgccccccccgaCGCCGAGGAGGACCTCCTCGTCCTCTACTTCGAGAGCCGGCGGCgctcgggggggggccccgtgcGGAGCTGCCAGCGCCTGGGGCCGCTCTTCCTGCTCACCTTCGAGAGCCCCCAAG ACGCCCAGGGCGTCCTGGCCCGGGCCCCCCACCGGCTGCAGGGCGCGGAGCTGCGGGTGCGCCCGGCCCCCCCCTGGGACCCAGCCGGGCTCCTGCTGCGGGGCGtcagcccccagaccccccccgaGCTGCTGGAGCTCTACGTGGAGCGCGTGCTGGAGCGGCCCCCCGGCGCCTACAGCCTGCACCGCACCGGGGACTGGGCGCTGCTGCGGCTGCACGAGCCGCTCGACGACGACG CGCTGGCGGCGGTGGAGGAGCGGGTGCGGTGCCGCGGGCTGGAGGGGGCCGCGCTGGCCGTGCAGCGGCTGCCGCAGACCGACAGCGTGCGGGTGCGGGCGCCGGGGCTGCACCGGGACCTGCTGGAGCTCTACTTCGAGAACCGGcgcagcggcggcggccgcgtGCGCGCTGTGCGGGTGCTGCCGGGGGGCCAAGTGGCCATCGTCTCCTTCCAAGAGCCCGCAG TGGCGGCAcgtgtgctgcagcagccacaccagctgcagggcagcgaGCTGGCCATCTCGCCCTACTATGAGTTCCTGGAGCCGGCGGAGGAGCTGGACCCCATGGACGCTGAGCCGCCTGCTCCCGGCCATGAGGAGAGCAGCCCAGAGCCGGCGGAGCTCCCGCCGGAGCCGAGCCCGGCACCCTCAGCAGCCGAGTCTGAGCCACGGCTGCAGACGGTGACGGAGGCGATGGCGCAGGAGCGCCTGGCACTGCCGGCCCCGACGCTGCTCTTCCTGCGCCGCGAGGACGTCCGCGCGCacctggggcagctcctggccgcCTGCGCCGCACCGGCCGGCTATGCCGTGGCGGAGGACGAGGTGGTGGTGACGGCGCGGAGCCCTGCGGCCGCCCGCGACGCTGCCCGCCTGCTGCAGGACGCCCTCAGCCCCTTCACCGTGGAGCTGTCGGCGCGCGAGGCGCTGGCGCTGTGCTCGCCGCGCTGGCACCAGCTGCGCGAGCGGCTGCGGTGCTGCGAGATGCAGCTGGCCCCCGGCACCCGGCGGCTGCAGGGCCTGGCGCTGCGCGGCACGGAGCAGGAGAACCGGCAGCAGCTGCGTGACTTCCTGCGGGACGCGGCGCCCGACGAGACGCTGGTGTCGATGGAGCGGGGCGCGCTGCGCTACCTGCAGCGGCACTACCAGGACCTGCTGGCCAGCATCCCCGAGGTCTCCATGCTGCCGCTGGAAGGCGACGACGTCTCCGGCTTCAGG GTGAGTGGGGAGGCCGGGCGGTGCCAGGCCGCTGCCGAGTTCCTGCAGAGCCTCCTGGGCACCGTCAGCTCGCAGACGGTGACGCTGCACTACCCTGGCGTCGCCCGCTTCCTGCTGGACGAGGGTGGGCAGAGCATCCTGCGCCAGCTGGAGAGCCGCTTCCAGTGCGTCCTCGAGCTGGGCGACGTCCAGTGgagccccccggacccccag CTGGAGCTGGCGGAGCTGCTCCCCCCGAGCTGCCGCCGGCAGCCGCTGCCCACCACGCTCGGCGCCAAGCACCCGGAGTTGCCCGACGGCGCTGTGGGAGACAGCGTGCCCCCCGACATCG AGGAGATCAAggcgctgctggcagcactgcgcACCGACGGCGCCCACGAGGATGGGGAGGGCAGAGgctcccccctgcccgccctgcATGAGGCAGCTCTGGAGCAGCTCGAGGGCGGCTTTGGCAAAGAGTGGGACCCCAGCGATGTGCTCAAGCCCCTTGGCAAGGATCAGGAGCTCTGGGAGATGTCTGACAGCTATGGCACCGAGGACATGCTCCTGGGCGAGCTGGAGGgccaggcagaggaagaggaggcgcAGATGCTGCTGGCCATCCAGCGGTCCTTGGACAGCACGTGGAACAAGGATGAGGAGCTGGAGCGCGCCACCGCGCTGTCCCTGCACTCCTTCCAGGAGGAGCAGCGGgctggccccggccccgcctcgGAAGAGGAGGATGCTGGCCTCCTGGCCGCGCTGGAGGCCTCGCTGGAGGAGGCCCTGCCGGCAGCCGACACGGCGCGGGTGACGCTGTACGCCTCCTTTGAGCAGGACGTGAGCGCGCTGCCCcggcagctggagcaggctcTGGAGGCTCGGCTGCGCACGGAGCAGGTGGAgagcgcggggctgcgggcgctgccggccggctgccgccgctgcctggccctgctgcagcgccgGCACGCCGTGCGCCTCTGCCTGCGTGACTCCACGGCCACGCTGCGCGGCTTCGCCGGCTACaccgccgctgccgcccgcgACCTCGCCGTCCTGCTGCAGCGGCTGAGGCCGGCAgagcgcggcccccccggggcggcggcgcgctGGGTGCGCTGGGATCCCACGGGCACGGCCGTGCCCTACGAGCCCGCCACCGCCGCGCTGCTGGAGGCGGCTTGGCAGCGCCGCGAGAGGCATCTGGACGTGCTGCTGGACGGGCGGCCCGTCATCGTCGACCTGGAGCAGATGGAGGAGTACGACATCAGCactgcctctgccctgcccaTCTCGCGCAGCGAGCCCCCCAGCGAGAGCGCCTGGCACCTGCTCG GGCCGGAGGCGTCGGGGCTGGACGAGGAGGTGAGGCTGATGCCGCTGGCCGAGGACTCGGAGGAGTTCGGGGACACCGTGCAGCTCTTCTACGCCACCCTGGAGGAGCTGTACAACAAGATCCACATCGTGAAG GTGGAGAGGCTGATCCACCCGCTGCTCTACAAGCAGTACCAGCTGAAGAAGGCCAGCATGGAGAAGGCGTGCCAGAGCCGGGCCGTGGAGCGGGTCCTCTTCCACGGCACCACGGAGCAGTCCAGCCGCGAGATCTGCCTGCACGGCTTCAACCGCAGCTTCTGCGGCAAGAACG CTGCTCTCTACGGGCTCGGCGTGTACTTCGCGGCCAAGGCGGCCGTGTCGGCGCAGGAGCAGTACTCGCCCTGCGGCACGGACGGCAACAAGTACATCTTCGTGGCCAAGGCGCTGACGGGGGACTACACGCTGGGCAGCCGGGACATGCGGGCACCTCCGCTGCGCGAGGCGGCGGGCGCCCCGCGGCGCTACGACAGCGTCGTGGACAACCTGTCCGAGCCCAGCATCTTCGTCATCTTCAACGACACGCAGGCCTACCCCCAGTACCTCATCACCTGCCGCCGCTCCAAGCTGGGGGCCTGA